One stretch of Cololabis saira isolate AMF1-May2022 chromosome 15, fColSai1.1, whole genome shotgun sequence DNA includes these proteins:
- the eva1bb gene encoding eva-1 homolog Bb gives MEPVRKDLELFSNSMATYAHIKANPESFALYFMMGVCFGLFMALCLLVAGIACRTRRRTRPPPSPERRQLKESSEEEDSVDEEDEVDAPKAAARTLSERSSQSNGTLRSVNVFQSGEELEKARRLEERERIVREIWRNGQPDILVTGTGTIGRVHYH, from the exons ATGGAGCCTGTGAGGAAGGACCTGGAGCTGTTCAGCAACAGCATGGCCACCTACGCTCACATCAAAG CCAACCCAGAGAGCTTCGCCCTCTACTTCATGATGGGCGTCTGCTTCGGGCTGTTCATGGCGCTCTGCTTGCTGGTGGCCGGCATCGCCTGCAGGACTCGCCGCCGCACCAGGCCCCCTCCGTCCCCGGAGAGGAGGCAGCTCAAGGAGTCCagtgaggaggaggacagcgTGGACGAGGAGGATGAGGTGGATGCCCCCAAAGCGGCGGCGAGGACCCTGAGCGAGCGCAGCAGCCAGTCCAACGGCACCCTGCGGAGCGTCAACGTGTTCCAGTCGGGCGAGGAGCTGGAGAAGGCCCGGCGCCTGGAGGAGCGGGAGCGGATCGTCCGGGAGATCTGGAGGAACGGGCAGCCGGACATCCTGGTCACAGGGACGGGGACGATTGGACGGGTCCATTACCACTGA